A window from Zingiber officinale cultivar Zhangliang chromosome 7A, Zo_v1.1, whole genome shotgun sequence encodes these proteins:
- the LOC121999342 gene encoding basic leucine zipper 4-like: MLLLDPSWFDSLGPVCSPSESTGPRSPDEQRMLRRKISNRESARRCRVRKRRRFEELRTESDRLMSLNRDLANRAGSMSHRCLLFRHENRRLRLESASLGRRLSELRQLILLRRVLTAARGGLIHEQALASLMT, from the coding sequence ATGCTGCTCCTCGACCCCTCTTGGTTCGACTCCCTCGGCCCGGTTTGCTCTCCTTCCGAATCGACCGGACCGCGGTCCCCGGACGAGCAGCGCATGCTCCGCCGCAAGATCTCCAACCGCGAGTCCGCCCGCCGCTGCCGCGTGCGCAAGCGCCGCCGCTTCGAGGAGCTCCGGACCGAGTCGGACCGCCTCATGTCTCTGAACCGCGACCTCGCGAACCGAGCCGGGTCCATGTCCCACCGCTGCCTGCTATTCCGACACGAGAACCGCCGGCTCCGGCTGGAGTCCGCCTCCCTCGGCCGGAGGCTCTCCGAGCTCCGCCAGCTCATCCTCCTCCGACGCGTGTTGACGGCGGCGCGCGGTGGTTTGATTCACGAACAAGCCCTGGCGTCACTGATGACGTGA
- the LOC122000053 gene encoding CASP-like protein 1B1 → MADENGKQTEMESRPWHQTVTLLLVSLRLAALVATSTAAGLMAFNKETKTVTVAVVGTNPILQSFTAAFQQTPAFVYFVLANAIASLYNLLVMLLRPCLKNRGRQVLVHLLDMVVFALVVTGAAAAASMAELGKNGNKYARWNPICDRFEAFCIRGGVALVAAFIGAVLLLLMNALSVVGLTCKNVTSNNN, encoded by the exons ATGGCAGACGAGAATGGGAAGCAAACTGAGATGGAGAGCAGGCCGTGGCATCAAACGGTAACCCTGTTACTCGTTTCACTAAGGTTGGCAGCTCTTGTGGCCACCTCCACGGCTGCAGGGCTCATGGCATTCAACAAGGAGACGAAAACAGTCACAGTGGCCGTGGTAGGGACCAACCCCATTCTCCAATCCTTCACTGCGGCATTTCAGCAAACACCTGCCTTTGT ATACTTCGTGCTTGCCAATGCCATAGCGAGCCTGTATAATCTACTGGTGATGCTGCTCCGGCCATGCTTGAAGAACAGAGGACGTCAAGTTTTAGTGCATCTGTTGGACATG GTGGTGTTTGCTTTGGTGGTGACTGGGGCAGCAGCTGCAGCATCCATGGCGGAGTTGGGGAAGAATGGGAACAAGTATGCGCGATGGAATCCCATCTGCGACAGATTCGAGGCCTTTTGTATTCGTGGAGGGGTGGCTCTCGTTGCTGCCTTCATTGGAGCTGTCCTGCTCCTGCTCATGAACGCTTTATCCGTCGTAGGCTTGACGTGCAAGAATGTGACAAGCAACAACAATTAG